One part of the Sporosarcina ureae genome encodes these proteins:
- the kynU gene encoding kynureninase: protein MSSNTLEYAITLDQQDSLARYREEFYLLQDKIYMDGNSLGLLSTRAEKKLFELLESWKTLGVDGWTEGKHPWYFMAEQLGDRMAPLVGGEKSEVIATGSTTTNLHQMVSTFYRPSGKRTKILADELNFPSDIYALQSQIRVHGLDPEEHLVRVKSEDGLTLDENRIIDAMTDDIALIVLPSVLYRSGQVLDMKTLTQVAREKGIVIGFDLSHSIGAVTHELHNWDVDFAFWCTYKHLNGGPGAVGGLFINERHFGKEAGLAGWFGSDKTKQFDMDHTMTAAPDAGAYQIGTPHVLSLAPLLGSLEMFEELGMDKVREKSLALTRFMLDCIDDELQEYSFGIGNPLDDSRGGHLLLQHNEAARICQALKAQGVVPDFRAPDGIRLAPVALYNSFKDVWEAVQILKTIMKEELYKEFPNERGVVA from the coding sequence ATGAGCTCCAATACACTTGAATATGCAATAACACTAGATCAACAAGATTCATTAGCCCGGTACCGGGAGGAATTTTATTTGTTGCAAGATAAAATTTACATGGATGGAAATTCACTGGGCTTGCTGTCCACGCGTGCAGAGAAGAAACTATTCGAATTGCTAGAATCCTGGAAGACTTTAGGGGTTGACGGCTGGACCGAAGGAAAGCACCCATGGTATTTCATGGCAGAACAACTAGGGGATAGAATGGCGCCGTTAGTTGGAGGGGAAAAGTCGGAAGTGATCGCGACAGGATCTACTACAACGAACTTGCATCAAATGGTCTCTACCTTTTATCGACCTTCAGGAAAGCGCACGAAAATATTGGCGGATGAATTAAACTTCCCATCAGATATTTATGCACTGCAAAGTCAGATTCGAGTACACGGTCTCGATCCGGAAGAGCATCTAGTTCGTGTGAAAAGTGAAGACGGGCTCACGCTTGATGAAAATCGAATTATCGATGCAATGACAGATGACATCGCATTGATTGTGCTTCCTTCTGTCCTATATCGCAGTGGTCAAGTGTTGGATATGAAAACGCTTACTCAGGTAGCAAGGGAAAAAGGAATTGTAATCGGATTTGATTTGTCCCATTCAATCGGTGCGGTGACTCATGAACTGCATAACTGGGATGTGGATTTCGCTTTTTGGTGTACATATAAACACTTAAACGGCGGTCCCGGAGCAGTAGGCGGGCTATTCATCAATGAACGTCATTTCGGCAAAGAGGCAGGTCTTGCTGGATGGTTCGGCTCGGATAAAACAAAGCAATTTGATATGGATCACACGATGACAGCAGCACCAGACGCAGGGGCATACCAAATCGGTACTCCGCATGTATTGAGTCTAGCTCCTTTACTCGGCTCGCTTGAAATGTTTGAGGAACTTGGAATGGATAAAGTCCGCGAGAAGTCATTGGCACTGACACGTTTCATGCTGGATTGTATTGACGATGAACTGCAAGAGTATTCGTTTGGTATCGGCAATCCACTAGATGATTCCCGTGGCGGACATTTATTATTACAGCATAACGAGGCGGCAAGAATTTGCCAAGCATTGAAAGCGCAAGGCGTGGTTCCTGACTTCAGAGCACCTGATGGTATTCGATTAGCACCGGTTGCGTTGTACAATTCATTTAAAGATGTGTGGGAAGCTGTACAAATACTTAAAACGATTATGAAAGAAGAGTTATACAAAGAATTTCCGAATGAACGTGGGGTGGTTGCATGA
- a CDS encoding MGMT family protein, with amino-acid sequence MEAFTEQAVAIIKAIPPGHVMTYGQVASEAGNPRGARQISRILHSMSAKYDLPWHRIINAQGGISTPDHAEDKGNTQRERLISEGVQFNENGRISLDTYRWHPE; translated from the coding sequence ATGGAAGCTTTTACTGAACAGGCCGTAGCGATTATTAAAGCGATTCCGCCAGGCCATGTCATGACGTATGGTCAAGTAGCCTCGGAAGCCGGTAATCCCCGTGGCGCAAGACAAATCTCACGTATTTTACATTCTATGAGCGCTAAATATGACCTTCCGTGGCACCGCATCATCAATGCCCAAGGAGGAATCTCCACTCCAGATCATGCAGAGGATAAAGGAAACACACAGCGAGAGCGATTAATTTCGGAAGGTGTTCAATTCAACGAAAACGGACGGATCTCGCTTGATACGTATCGCTGGCACCCTGAATAA
- a CDS encoding amino acid ABC transporter ATP-binding protein translates to MISIQGLKKSFGDLEVIKNVDLEIEQGKVVVIIGPSGSGKSTLLRCLNVLETPNGGILSIDGQKLDFNSSVSKKSISAFRQLTGMVFQSYNLFPHLTATGNVTEGLTTVKRLSHKEAILKAESLLDKVGLADHKEKYPFQLSGGQQQRVAIARALAMDPKVMLFDEPTSALDPELVGEVLRVMKDLAHEGMTMAVVTHEMRFAKEVADEVIFIDDGIIVERGAPAEIFTNPQHQRTKKFLSLLQV, encoded by the coding sequence ATGATTTCGATACAAGGACTGAAAAAGTCATTTGGAGATTTAGAAGTTATTAAAAACGTGGACTTGGAGATAGAACAGGGTAAAGTGGTCGTTATTATTGGACCATCTGGATCCGGTAAGTCCACGTTGCTACGTTGTTTAAATGTACTTGAAACACCGAACGGCGGAATACTTTCGATAGACGGTCAAAAATTGGACTTCAATTCCTCTGTTTCTAAAAAGTCGATCAGTGCATTTCGTCAGCTAACGGGAATGGTATTTCAAAGTTATAATCTATTCCCGCATCTGACGGCAACAGGCAATGTGACGGAAGGACTTACTACAGTCAAAAGGTTGTCACACAAAGAAGCCATTCTAAAGGCAGAATCGCTGCTAGATAAAGTGGGACTGGCTGATCATAAAGAGAAGTATCCTTTCCAACTCTCTGGCGGTCAGCAACAGCGTGTGGCCATTGCCCGAGCACTTGCGATGGACCCGAAAGTTATGTTGTTCGACGAACCAACTTCTGCCCTTGACCCCGAGCTCGTTGGAGAAGTACTTCGTGTCATGAAGGATTTGGCCCATGAAGGCATGACGATGGCTGTGGTCACACATGAAATGAGATTCGCTAAAGAGGTTGCTGATGAAGTGATCTTCATTGATGACGGTATCATTGTAGAACGTGGTGCGCCTGCTGAAATCTTCACGAATCCACAACATCAACGAACGAAGAAGTTTTTGAGTTTATTACAAGTATAA
- a CDS encoding amino acid ABC transporter permease codes for MYLNTIALSPERIQRFQEIASTSIGPLIEGAIKYTIPLAIIAFSIGLIIAIFTALARISSNKLLEAIARVYVSIIRGTPLLVQLFIIFYGLPTIGITIDPFPSAVIGFSLNVGAYASEIIRAAILSIPKGQWEAAYSIGMNYSQALRKIVLPQAARVSVPPLSNSFIGLVKDTSLAATILVAETFRRAQEIASMNYEFLFVYIMAALVYWVICFILSIFQGRIEKRLDRVVGKSGGLS; via the coding sequence ATGTATCTTAATACGATTGCACTAAGTCCCGAACGGATACAGAGATTCCAAGAAATCGCATCAACGTCCATCGGGCCTTTGATTGAAGGGGCTATTAAGTATACAATTCCTTTGGCAATCATCGCATTTAGTATTGGACTGATTATCGCCATCTTTACTGCATTGGCGAGGATCTCTTCTAACAAACTCTTAGAAGCAATAGCGCGGGTGTATGTATCGATTATCCGTGGAACACCTTTGCTTGTACAATTATTCATTATCTTTTACGGTTTGCCGACGATTGGTATCACAATTGATCCATTCCCATCAGCTGTCATAGGATTTTCATTGAACGTCGGTGCGTATGCATCGGAAATTATTCGTGCGGCTATTTTATCTATCCCAAAAGGGCAATGGGAAGCGGCCTATTCAATTGGAATGAATTATTCTCAAGCGTTGCGTAAGATTGTCTTACCTCAAGCAGCTCGTGTATCGGTTCCACCACTTTCTAACTCTTTTATCGGATTAGTAAAAGATACTTCACTTGCTGCGACGATTTTAGTAGCCGAGACATTCAGAAGAGCCCAGGAAATTGCCTCCATGAATTATGAATTCCTATTCGTTTATATTATGGCCGCTCTTGTCTACTGGGTGATTTGTTTCATTCTGTCTATATTCCAAGGGAGAATTGAAAAACGTTTGGATCGCGTTGTCGGTAAGTCAGGAGGGTTATCATGA
- a CDS encoding amino acid ABC transporter substrate-binding protein has protein sequence MKKVLLPFMLVLLAAVLVACGGKEESKPNDSAEKPAGQDGLLEEVLANGVLNVGTEGTYAPFSFHDESGKLTGYDVEVTQEIAKRLGVEVKFFETQWDAVFAGLDAKRFDMIANQVGINEERKEKYEFSQAYTHSNSVLVVRADEDIAFDGMEGKKAAQTLTSNYGQLAKANGAEIIKIDGFNQGVDLVISKRVDGTYNDKLSALDYLKQKPDAPIKIVEEEEISEDNQSESAFVFRQGNEDLIEEINKALDAMREDGTLKTISEKWFGEDVS, from the coding sequence ATGAAAAAAGTACTTTTACCATTTATGCTCGTTTTATTGGCCGCTGTTTTAGTTGCCTGTGGCGGTAAAGAAGAAAGTAAGCCCAATGACTCCGCTGAAAAACCGGCAGGGCAAGACGGTCTGCTAGAAGAAGTTCTCGCAAACGGTGTACTCAATGTAGGAACAGAAGGAACTTATGCACCTTTTTCTTTTCACGATGAATCGGGGAAGTTAACAGGATATGATGTAGAAGTCACACAAGAAATTGCAAAACGATTAGGCGTGGAAGTAAAGTTTTTTGAAACACAATGGGATGCTGTTTTCGCAGGCCTAGATGCTAAGCGATTTGACATGATTGCCAACCAAGTCGGCATCAATGAAGAGCGCAAGGAAAAGTACGAGTTTTCCCAAGCTTATACACATTCAAACTCTGTTTTGGTTGTTCGTGCAGACGAGGATATTGCGTTTGATGGTATGGAAGGTAAGAAAGCTGCTCAGACACTGACTAGTAACTATGGGCAATTAGCGAAAGCAAATGGCGCAGAAATTATCAAAATCGATGGGTTTAATCAAGGTGTCGACTTGGTAATTTCCAAACGTGTGGACGGCACATATAACGATAAACTATCTGCACTCGATTATTTAAAACAAAAACCGGATGCTCCAATTAAAATTGTTGAGGAAGAAGAAATTTCCGAAGACAATCAATCGGAAAGTGCTTTTGTATTTAGACAAGGAAACGAAGATCTAATAGAAGAAATAAACAAAGCGTTGGATGCGATGCGTGAAGACGGTACATTGAAGACGATCTCCGAAAAATGGTTCGGCGAAGATGTATCTTAA
- a CDS encoding APC family permease — protein sequence MDQGSENARRKLNKTLKPSWVFAIALGSSVGWGAFILPGDWIRSSGPLGAIIGLGIGALVMMIIASSYGVMIKKFPVSGGGFTYAFIAAGKVWAFICGWFLSLGYISIVALNASALTLLLKFLAPGFMKQGFLYSVAGWDVYIPEIIIASLLILAFAFINTTGTSISGQIQFYFSVLLVAGVVVLGIFTFAGADQPLENLQPLFKGNQSIITSILVVLAIAPWAYVGFDNVPQAAEEFNFSPRKATMLIIASLFTSFLIYAIMIGLTSWTFPASANIGSGDLWATGEVVRSALGIGGLAVMAVAIVMGIFTGLNGFFMSSSRLLFSMARARALPNFFRGMTKNQTPKWGIWFVALITLPTPWFGRQALTWIVDMSSTGVSVAYFFTCLAAFKVLAWGKEEMGREIEPLKKFLALLGMVASAAFLALLLVPTSPAALTTPSYLLLLAWSIVGVIFYVVIRKRYNSLTQEETEYYVLGKSIESEVMEAATVEPDTDLPIPAPTRS from the coding sequence ATGGATCAAGGATCTGAGAATGCACGAAGGAAATTAAACAAAACATTGAAGCCATCATGGGTGTTTGCCATCGCACTTGGCTCATCAGTCGGTTGGGGAGCATTTATCCTACCAGGAGACTGGATTCGATCTTCAGGGCCACTCGGAGCAATCATCGGTTTAGGAATTGGTGCTCTAGTTATGATGATCATCGCTTCAAGTTATGGTGTAATGATTAAAAAGTTTCCGGTTTCCGGAGGCGGATTTACATATGCTTTTATAGCAGCAGGCAAAGTGTGGGCATTTATCTGTGGCTGGTTCTTGTCACTTGGATATATATCTATCGTCGCCTTGAATGCTTCTGCACTTACTTTATTACTTAAGTTTTTAGCGCCGGGTTTTATGAAACAAGGATTTCTTTATAGCGTTGCGGGATGGGACGTATACATACCTGAAATCATCATTGCCAGTTTGCTCATTCTAGCTTTCGCCTTCATCAACACAACAGGAACAAGTATTTCAGGACAAATTCAATTTTATTTCAGTGTCTTGCTCGTTGCCGGTGTCGTAGTACTCGGTATCTTCACATTCGCTGGGGCCGATCAACCACTTGAGAATTTGCAACCACTGTTTAAAGGTAACCAGTCGATAATTACTTCTATACTTGTAGTATTGGCCATTGCGCCTTGGGCATACGTCGGATTTGATAATGTGCCGCAAGCAGCGGAAGAATTCAATTTCTCACCTCGCAAAGCAACTATGCTAATTATTGCATCTCTGTTCACTTCATTTTTGATTTATGCAATCATGATTGGTTTGACTAGCTGGACATTCCCTGCATCAGCGAATATCGGTAGCGGTGATTTATGGGCAACTGGAGAAGTCGTTCGTTCTGCACTCGGTATTGGAGGATTAGCTGTTATGGCAGTTGCGATTGTCATGGGAATCTTTACAGGTTTGAATGGATTCTTCATGTCATCAAGCCGCCTATTGTTTTCTATGGCGCGTGCACGTGCATTACCTAACTTCTTCCGTGGGATGACTAAAAACCAAACACCGAAATGGGGTATTTGGTTCGTGGCCTTAATCACATTGCCGACTCCATGGTTTGGTCGTCAAGCATTGACATGGATCGTAGATATGTCATCAACAGGTGTATCTGTAGCCTACTTCTTCACTTGTCTTGCGGCGTTTAAAGTGTTGGCGTGGGGCAAAGAAGAAATGGGACGCGAGATCGAACCTTTGAAAAAGTTTTTAGCATTACTAGGTATGGTTGCAAGTGCAGCATTCTTGGCATTGCTACTTGTACCAACTTCACCTGCAGCACTTACAACACCTTCTTACTTACTATTACTCGCCTGGTCAATTGTCGGTGTGATCTTCTATGTGGTCATCCGTAAGCGCTATAACAGTTTGACACAAGAAGAAACCGAGTATTATGTGTTAGGTAAGTCCATCGAGTCTGAAGTAATGGAAGCCGCAACTGTAGAACCCGATACAGACTTGCCTATTCCAGCACCTACTCGTTCATAG
- a CDS encoding DASS family sodium-coupled anion symporter, whose product MTTAQEVSPHPEKQKRNLKGLWILLAFAALITIVLLPNPADLPVVGQRALAILAFAVILWVTEAVPYPVSAAMILGLAAVLLGLAPNMENPEELLGTKNALRMALAGFSSPAVALVAAALFLATAMQTTNLHKRLALFILSKVGVKTGAIIFGSIVVSIVLAFFVPSATARAGAVVPILLGMVAAFGLPTNSRLGALLVITAVQSVSIWNVGIKTGAAQNMVALGFIEKEFGVSVAWSSWFLYAAPWSILMSIALFFIMKLVIKPETQVVEGGKELIEGQLKELGKIKASELRLIVVAVALLFLWATEEKLHPFDTTTVTIVAIAILLTPKIGVFDWKTVQQMIPWGTIVVFAVGISLGTLLLDTTGAQWLSDKVFGAMGLDTMPLLATIALLSLFNILIHLGFASATSLSSALIPIFIALATTISLDVNQVGFVLIQQFVISFGFLLPVSAPQNMLAYGTGAFSVKDFLKTGVPLTIIGYLLILLLSATYWQWIGLL is encoded by the coding sequence GTGACAACTGCACAAGAAGTTTCTCCTCATCCAGAGAAGCAGAAACGTAATCTAAAGGGATTGTGGATACTCTTGGCATTCGCCGCACTCATAACCATCGTTTTACTTCCTAACCCGGCAGATCTACCTGTTGTTGGACAAAGAGCACTAGCTATCCTAGCCTTCGCAGTAATCTTATGGGTGACGGAAGCCGTGCCGTATCCTGTTAGCGCAGCCATGATACTCGGCTTAGCTGCAGTACTTCTTGGCCTCGCGCCAAATATGGAAAACCCCGAGGAGCTACTTGGGACGAAAAACGCCTTGAGAATGGCATTGGCCGGATTCTCGAGTCCTGCTGTTGCATTAGTGGCGGCCGCATTGTTCCTCGCAACCGCCATGCAGACGACCAACTTGCATAAAAGATTAGCACTTTTCATTCTATCGAAAGTTGGCGTTAAGACGGGTGCTATTATCTTTGGTTCCATCGTCGTATCAATCGTCTTGGCGTTCTTCGTACCAAGTGCAACGGCACGTGCTGGTGCTGTCGTGCCGATTTTGCTTGGGATGGTCGCAGCATTCGGATTGCCAACAAACAGTCGATTGGGAGCATTGCTCGTCATCACGGCTGTTCAATCCGTTTCAATCTGGAACGTCGGTATTAAAACCGGTGCTGCACAAAATATGGTGGCACTCGGATTTATTGAGAAAGAGTTCGGTGTATCCGTCGCGTGGAGTTCTTGGTTCTTGTATGCAGCTCCATGGTCTATTCTGATGTCGATCGCTTTATTCTTCATCATGAAATTAGTTATTAAGCCGGAAACACAAGTAGTAGAAGGTGGTAAGGAATTGATTGAGGGCCAATTAAAAGAATTGGGCAAAATCAAAGCTTCCGAACTACGCTTAATTGTCGTTGCAGTTGCTTTACTTTTCTTATGGGCTACAGAAGAAAAATTGCATCCATTTGATACAACGACTGTCACCATTGTTGCCATTGCGATATTACTGACACCGAAGATCGGTGTATTCGACTGGAAAACTGTTCAGCAAATGATTCCGTGGGGAACGATTGTTGTTTTCGCAGTAGGGATCTCATTGGGTACACTATTACTAGATACAACTGGTGCACAGTGGTTGTCTGATAAAGTGTTCGGCGCGATGGGCTTAGACACTATGCCATTACTCGCAACGATTGCTTTGTTGTCACTGTTTAATATTTTGATTCACCTCGGATTTGCCAGTGCGACGAGCTTGTCCTCTGCACTGATCCCGATATTTATTGCATTAGCAACAACGATTTCCCTAGATGTCAATCAAGTCGGATTCGTTTTGATTCAACAGTTCGTCATCAGTTTCGGATTCTTGCTTCCAGTCAGTGCGCCACAGAACATGTTGGCATATGGGACAGGGGCCTTCTCAGTAAAGGATTTCCTGAAGACAGGCGTTCCGCTTACGATCATTGGGTACTTGCTCATCTTGTTACTCAGTGCGACTTACTGGCAGTGGATTGGACTTTTATAA
- the nhaC gene encoding Na+/H+ antiporter NhaC: protein MFPIKAIHSPTFKASVILTVLIVAMISASIIVFDSVPHVPILFAILLLFGYGLWKKISYKELERGLVEGASSGMSAVFLFFFIGVLVSSWMMGGTIPTLIYAGLQIITPTFFYAIVFIVTAIIGLSVGSSLTTVATIGVAFISMAHILELSLPIAAGAIVSGAFFGDKMSPLSDTTNLASSIVGVDLFEHIRNMGWTTFPAFFISLILFGVLSPNVTSSDFTTIEKYSDALIGTNSIHWYTLIPVAVLIILTFVKVPAILTLAVSALSAIIVAYIHTFYGASEVLSILFSGYEGSTGVAVVDELLSRSDGMEGMMFTISLVLLSLSMGGMLFTLGIVQCLLAKIESALRKVSSVILTSALTAIGINVLIGEQYLSILLTGQAFQSSYEKVGLANKNLSRVMEDAGTVINPLVPWSVAGIFITTVLEVPTIAYLPFAFFCLLSPVLTVLFGYLGKTLTRI, encoded by the coding sequence ATGTTTCCAATTAAGGCGATTCATTCGCCAACCTTTAAAGCGTCGGTCATCCTGACTGTGCTAATCGTGGCGATGATCAGTGCTAGCATCATAGTATTTGATTCTGTACCACATGTACCTATTTTATTTGCTATTCTTTTATTATTTGGCTACGGATTATGGAAGAAGATTTCCTACAAAGAGTTGGAACGTGGTTTGGTGGAAGGAGCAAGTTCTGGAATGAGCGCAGTGTTCTTGTTCTTCTTCATCGGAGTTCTCGTGAGTAGCTGGATGATGGGTGGTACGATTCCAACCCTGATCTACGCTGGACTCCAAATCATTACGCCAACGTTTTTCTATGCCATCGTGTTCATCGTCACGGCCATTATCGGCTTATCTGTCGGTAGTTCATTGACAACTGTCGCTACGATCGGTGTAGCATTTATCAGTATGGCACATATTTTAGAGCTTTCTTTGCCTATTGCGGCAGGTGCGATTGTCTCGGGCGCATTTTTTGGAGATAAGATGTCACCGTTGTCTGATACAACCAACTTGGCCTCTTCGATTGTCGGTGTAGACTTATTTGAACATATACGCAATATGGGATGGACAACATTTCCCGCGTTCTTCATCTCACTGATCTTATTTGGTGTGTTATCGCCCAATGTAACATCAAGTGATTTTACGACAATCGAGAAATACAGTGATGCATTAATTGGCACTAACTCAATACATTGGTATACGTTGATCCCTGTAGCCGTGCTGATCATTTTGACATTCGTCAAAGTACCAGCAATTTTGACGCTGGCTGTTAGTGCATTGTCTGCTATTATTGTTGCCTACATCCATACCTTTTATGGAGCATCCGAAGTATTAAGTATTCTATTTAGTGGTTATGAAGGATCTACAGGCGTTGCAGTCGTGGATGAATTATTGTCTCGCAGTGACGGAATGGAAGGCATGATGTTCACGATTTCGCTTGTGTTACTGTCACTTAGTATGGGCGGCATGCTGTTCACATTAGGAATTGTCCAGTGCTTACTTGCGAAAATTGAAAGTGCATTACGTAAAGTGTCGTCCGTTATTTTGACGTCTGCACTTACTGCAATCGGTATCAACGTTTTGATCGGTGAGCAGTATTTATCTATCTTATTAACTGGTCAGGCCTTCCAATCCAGTTACGAGAAGGTCGGATTGGCGAATAAAAACTTGAGCCGTGTAATGGAAGACGCGGGAACGGTCATCAATCCCCTTGTGCCATGGAGCGTGGCAGGGATTTTCATCACGACCGTACTCGAAGTACCGACCATTGCGTACTTGCCGTTTGCGTTCTTCTGTTTATTGAGTCCCGTATTGACTGTATTATTCGGCTACTTGGGCAAGACACTGACACGTATTTAA